One Flavobacterium sp. 90 DNA segment encodes these proteins:
- a CDS encoding DUF423 domain-containing protein — translation MERRIVLTGAFIGMLAIILGAFGAHLLKKYLAVEELNTFEVGVRYQMYHALFLFFLSTRKDIAEKTLKTIYNLVVAGVVLFSGSIYLLATKSISSFDFKIIVFATPLGGFLLIIAWALLFVTILRRKS, via the coding sequence ATGGAAAGAAGAATTGTTTTAACAGGAGCTTTTATCGGAATGTTAGCTATTATTTTAGGTGCTTTTGGAGCCCATTTATTAAAGAAGTATTTAGCTGTCGAAGAATTAAATACTTTTGAAGTTGGGGTTCGTTACCAAATGTATCATGCTCTCTTTTTATTCTTTTTATCTACCAGAAAAGACATCGCCGAAAAAACTTTAAAAACAATCTATAATTTAGTTGTTGCCGGTGTTGTTCTTTTTAGTGGTTCAATCTATTTATTGGCTACAAAAAGTATCAGTTCATTTGATTTTAAAATTATCGTATTCGCAACTCCTTTAGGCGGTTTCTTATTAATTATTGCTTGGGCGTTATTATTTGTTACGATTTTGAGGAGAAAATCATAA
- the pckA gene encoding phosphoenolpyruvate carboxykinase (ATP) — protein MDSHTVFTQSISLNDLGIENAKVRYQLSADELHAITLQSGQGVENSTGALAINTGEFTGRSPQDRFIVKDSITEDKVWWGNVNIPFSTEAFEKLYNKVTKFLSDKEVFVRDSYVCSDANYRLNVRVVTETAWSNLFCYNMFLRPEESELANFTPEWTVICAPSFMADPAVDGTRQSNFAILDFTKKVALIGGTGYTGEMKKGIFSALNFILPVFKNTLPMHCSANVGEAGDTAIFFGLSGTGKTTLSADPERKLIGDDEHGWTAENTVFNFEGGCYAKVINLTEENEPDIFRAIKKGALLENVVFKSGTNEVDYDDVSITQNTRVSYPITHIDNIQPGSIGHNPKNIFFLTADSFGILPPISKLTPGQAAYYFISGYTAKVAGTEAGVTEPQPNFSACFGAPFMPLHPTRYAEMLTKKMEDAGVKVWLINTGWTGGPYGTGSRMKLKYTRAMITAALKGELDTVEFKNHKVFGIAQPESCPNVPSEILDPRNTWADPELYDKKAIELAQKFKANFAKFEEFANAEILAGAPITE, from the coding sequence ATGGACAGTCACACAGTTTTCACGCAATCGATTTCGCTAAATGATTTAGGAATTGAAAATGCAAAAGTTCGCTACCAATTATCTGCAGATGAATTGCATGCGATTACTTTGCAATCAGGCCAAGGTGTTGAGAACTCTACTGGAGCTTTGGCAATTAATACAGGTGAATTTACAGGACGTTCTCCACAAGATCGTTTTATTGTAAAAGATAGTATAACTGAAGATAAGGTTTGGTGGGGAAATGTCAATATTCCGTTTTCAACAGAAGCTTTCGAAAAATTATACAATAAGGTAACTAAGTTTTTATCAGACAAAGAAGTTTTTGTACGTGATTCTTATGTTTGTTCAGATGCAAATTATAGATTAAATGTTCGCGTTGTTACAGAAACAGCTTGGTCAAACTTGTTTTGCTATAATATGTTCTTAAGACCAGAAGAGTCTGAACTGGCAAACTTTACGCCGGAATGGACAGTGATTTGTGCACCAAGTTTTATGGCAGATCCTGCTGTAGATGGAACACGTCAGTCTAATTTTGCAATTTTGGACTTTACTAAAAAAGTGGCACTTATTGGCGGAACTGGTTACACAGGAGAAATGAAAAAAGGAATTTTCTCTGCTTTAAATTTCATTCTACCGGTTTTCAAAAATACTTTACCAATGCATTGTAGTGCAAATGTTGGAGAAGCTGGAGATACGGCTATTTTCTTTGGATTATCAGGAACAGGAAAAACAACTTTATCGGCAGATCCGGAACGTAAGTTAATTGGAGACGATGAACACGGTTGGACTGCAGAAAATACAGTTTTCAACTTTGAAGGCGGTTGTTATGCAAAAGTGATTAACTTAACAGAAGAAAACGAACCGGACATTTTTAGAGCGATTAAAAAAGGAGCTCTTTTAGAAAATGTGGTTTTCAAATCTGGAACAAACGAAGTTGATTATGATGATGTTTCGATCACTCAAAATACGCGTGTAAGTTACCCAATAACACATATTGATAATATTCAGCCGGGATCTATTGGACATAATCCTAAAAATATATTTTTCTTAACGGCAGATTCTTTCGGAATTTTGCCTCCAATCTCAAAACTAACTCCTGGACAAGCAGCTTATTATTTCATCTCAGGATATACAGCAAAAGTTGCAGGAACAGAAGCTGGAGTAACTGAACCACAACCTAACTTTTCGGCTTGTTTTGGTGCACCATTTATGCCATTGCATCCAACACGTTATGCAGAAATGCTAACTAAGAAAATGGAAGATGCGGGTGTAAAAGTTTGGTTGATCAACACAGGTTGGACAGGCGGACCTTACGGAACAGGAAGTCGTATGAAGTTGAAATATACTCGTGCAATGATTACTGCAGCATTAAAAGGAGAATTGGATACTGTAGAATTTAAGAATCATAAAGTATTTGGAATTGCACAACCAGAAAGTTGTCCAAACGTTCCAAGTGAAATTTTAGATCCAAGAAATACTTGGGCAGATCCTGAATTATATGATAAAAAAGCAATAGAATTGGCTCAAAAATTCAAAGCTAATTTTGCCAAATTTGAAGAATTTGCAAATGCCGAAATCTTGGCTGGCGCACCGATTACAGAATAA
- a CDS encoding saccharopine dehydrogenase C-terminal domain-containing protein, which yields MRSILIIGAGRSASSLIRYLLSKSESENLHLIVADLSLALAEKKTQKHPNATPIALDIFNAPERKAVIEKASIVISMLPAHLHIEIAKDCLEFKKHLVTASYISDAMQALDEEAKKSNLIFMNEIGLDPGIDHMSAMKVIDEIRAKGGKMLLFESFCGGLVAPESDNNLWNYKFTWAPRNVVLAGQGGAAKFIQEGTYKYIPYGALFRRTEFLEVEDYGKFEAYSNRDSLKYRSIYGLDDILTLYRGTIRRVGYSKAWNMFVQLGMTDDSYTMEGSENMSYREFVNSFLPYHPTDSVEIKMRLILKIDQDDIMWDKLLELDLFNPDKKVNLPNATPAQILEKILSDSWTLEPNDKDMIVMYHKFGYELNGEKKQIDSKMVCIGDDQTYTAMAKTVGLPVAMATLLILNKKITTPGVQLPIKEEVYQPILKELEEYGVVFNEQIMPYFGYNPDLF from the coding sequence ATGAGAAGCATTTTAATTATTGGAGCAGGCAGATCTGCATCGTCATTGATACGATATTTGTTATCTAAATCTGAAAGTGAAAATCTACATCTTATTGTAGCCGATCTTTCTTTGGCTCTAGCCGAAAAAAAGACGCAGAAACACCCCAATGCAACTCCAATAGCTTTAGATATTTTTAATGCTCCCGAAAGAAAAGCTGTTATAGAAAAAGCTTCTATAGTAATCTCAATGTTACCGGCGCATTTGCATATCGAAATTGCCAAAGATTGTTTAGAATTTAAAAAACATCTTGTAACTGCATCTTATATAAGTGATGCAATGCAAGCTCTGGATGAAGAAGCCAAGAAAAGCAATTTGATTTTCATGAACGAAATTGGTCTCGATCCGGGAATCGATCATATGAGTGCCATGAAAGTTATTGACGAAATTAGAGCTAAAGGTGGCAAAATGTTGCTTTTTGAATCGTTTTGCGGTGGTTTAGTCGCTCCGGAATCTGATAATAATTTATGGAATTACAAATTTACATGGGCGCCTAGAAATGTTGTTTTGGCCGGACAAGGCGGAGCAGCAAAATTTATTCAGGAAGGAACTTATAAATATATTCCGTACGGCGCTTTATTTCGTAGAACTGAGTTTCTTGAAGTAGAAGATTACGGCAAATTTGAAGCTTATTCTAACCGTGATTCTCTTAAATACAGATCGATTTATGGTTTAGATGATATTCTTACCTTATATAGAGGAACAATTCGAAGAGTTGGTTACTCAAAAGCATGGAATATGTTTGTACAACTGGGCATGACAGATGATAGTTATACCATGGAAGGCTCAGAAAATATGAGTTACCGCGAGTTCGTGAACTCATTCTTACCTTATCATCCAACGGATTCTGTAGAAATTAAAATGAGATTGATTTTAAAAATTGATCAGGACGATATTATGTGGGACAAACTTCTTGAATTGGATTTGTTTAATCCTGATAAAAAAGTGAATCTCCCAAATGCAACTCCGGCACAGATATTAGAAAAAATACTTTCAGACAGCTGGACTCTTGAACCAAATGATAAAGATATGATCGTAATGTATCATAAGTTTGGTTACGAACTTAATGGCGAAAAAAAGCAAATTGACTCAAAAATGGTTTGTATTGGCGACGATCAAACATATACGGCAATGGCAAAAACGGTTGGATTACCGGTTGCAATGGCGACATTATTGATTTTGAATAAAAAAATTACAACTCCTGGCGTACAACTTCCGATTAAAGAAGAAGTGTATCAACCAATTTTGAAGGAGTTAGAAGAATATGGGGTTGTTTTTAACGAACAGATTATGCCCTATTTTGGATATAATCCGGATTTGTTCTAA
- a CDS encoding DUF6624 domain-containing protein, translated as MKKLIAFFIVMNLGLMQAQTYQKFVQKGDSCYEAKDYKTSVGYYEKAFKIEHKTSGDLYNGACSAALLNENKKAFGWLNLAIDNGYEGIAHLQIDKDLESLHSKKEWQELITRFQKKLEILEVNYDKPLQKELLAIYADDQGIRGDFMKVYKEKGSGSKEIDSIGKIMTYKDSINLIKVSKILDERGWLGKDVVGSQANQTLFLVIQHSDLKYQQKYLPMMREAVKKGNANPGNLAYLEDRVSLRERHKQIYGSQISMIPGQKAFVLPLDDPDNVDKRRAEVGLGPIADYVKKMGITWDVEAYKKELPELERISQQKKKK; from the coding sequence ATGAAAAAACTAATTGCTTTCTTTATTGTAATGAATCTTGGTTTAATGCAAGCACAAACGTATCAGAAATTTGTTCAAAAAGGTGATTCTTGTTACGAAGCAAAAGATTATAAAACATCTGTTGGTTATTATGAAAAAGCTTTTAAAATAGAGCATAAAACCTCGGGAGATTTGTATAATGGGGCGTGTTCTGCAGCTTTATTAAATGAGAATAAAAAAGCATTTGGTTGGTTAAATTTAGCAATTGATAATGGTTATGAGGGTATAGCGCATTTGCAAATAGATAAAGATTTGGAATCTTTACACAGTAAAAAAGAGTGGCAAGAATTAATTACTAGATTTCAAAAGAAATTAGAAATTTTAGAGGTGAATTATGATAAACCTTTGCAAAAAGAACTTTTAGCAATTTATGCGGATGATCAGGGTATTCGCGGAGATTTTATGAAAGTTTATAAAGAGAAAGGTTCCGGAAGCAAAGAGATCGATAGTATTGGAAAAATAATGACGTACAAGGATAGTATAAATCTAATTAAAGTCTCAAAAATACTCGATGAAAGAGGTTGGCTTGGAAAAGATGTCGTAGGATCGCAGGCAAATCAGACTTTATTCTTAGTAATACAGCACTCTGACTTAAAATACCAGCAAAAGTATTTGCCAATGATGAGAGAAGCGGTTAAAAAAGGCAATGCAAATCCTGGTAATTTAGCATATCTGGAAGATAGAGTATCTTTAAGAGAAAGACATAAGCAAATTTACGGAAGTCAAATTTCTATGATTCCGGGTCAAAAAGCGTTTGTTCTGCCACTTGATGATCCTGATAATGTAGATAAAAGAAGAGCTGAAGTTGGTCTGGGACCAATCGCAGATTATGTGAAAAAAATGGGCATAACTTGGGATGTAGAAGCTTATAAGAAAGAACTTCCGGAATTGGAAAGAATAAGTCAGCAGAAAAAGAAAAAATAG
- a CDS encoding BlaI/MecI/CopY family transcriptional regulator, which translates to MQLSNSEEQLMEHLWKLEKAFMKDLLEAYPEPKPATTTVATLLKRMIDKKFVAYNEFGNSREYYPLVKKTAYFSKHVNGLISSFFNNSASQFASFFTTETNLSTSELEELKKIIDSEIQKKKK; encoded by the coding sequence ATGCAATTATCAAATTCAGAAGAACAATTAATGGAGCATTTATGGAAGCTTGAAAAAGCTTTTATGAAAGATTTACTTGAAGCATATCCGGAACCAAAACCTGCAACAACAACAGTTGCAACGCTTTTGAAGCGAATGATCGATAAAAAATTTGTAGCGTATAATGAATTTGGGAATTCACGGGAATATTATCCGCTGGTTAAAAAAACAGCTTATTTTTCTAAACATGTAAACGGATTAATAAGTAGCTTTTTTAATAATTCGGCATCACAATTTGCTTCTTTTTTTACGACCGAAACTAATTTATCAACTTCGGAATTAGAAGAGCTCAAGAAAATAATCGATTCAGAAATTCAAAAAAAGAAAAAATGA
- a CDS encoding dipeptidase: MENIKSYVQQHKDRFINELIELLKIPSVSADTAYSQDVIDTAEAVKESLTKAGCDFVEICDTPGYPIIYGEKIIDPNLPTVLVYGHYDVQPPDPIELWTSPPFEPVIKKTEIHPEGAIFARGACDDKGQMYMHVKALELMVQTNTLPCNVKFMIEGEEEVGSASLAWFVERNQEKLKNDVILISDTGMISNQQPSITTGLRGLSYVEVEVTGPNRDLHSGLYGGAVANPINVLAKMIASLHDEDNHITIPGFYDNVQELSLEERAEMAKAPFSLEKYKKALDLNDVYGEKGYVTNERNSIRPTLDVNGIWGGYQGEGAKTVIASKAFAKISMRLVPNQDWHEITELFTKHFTSIAPSGVTVKVTPHHGGQGYVTPIDSVGYQAANKAYTETFGVPAIPVRSGGSIPIVALFEKELKSKTILMGFGLDSDAIHSPNEHFGIFNFLKGIETIPLFYKYFVELSK, encoded by the coding sequence ATGGAAAATATTAAGTCTTACGTTCAACAACATAAAGATCGGTTTATCAATGAATTAATCGAATTATTAAAAATTCCGTCGGTAAGTGCTGACACTGCATACTCACAAGATGTTATCGATACAGCCGAAGCTGTTAAGGAAAGTTTAACAAAAGCAGGCTGCGATTTTGTCGAAATTTGCGATACTCCGGGCTATCCAATCATTTATGGAGAGAAAATAATCGACCCAAATTTACCTACAGTTCTAGTTTACGGACATTATGATGTTCAACCACCAGATCCTATCGAATTATGGACATCGCCACCATTCGAACCCGTAATCAAAAAAACAGAAATTCATCCAGAAGGAGCAATTTTTGCCCGTGGAGCCTGCGATGACAAAGGTCAAATGTACATGCACGTAAAAGCGCTTGAGCTTATGGTGCAAACCAATACTTTGCCTTGTAACGTAAAATTCATGATCGAAGGCGAAGAAGAAGTAGGTTCAGCAAGTTTGGCTTGGTTCGTAGAACGCAATCAAGAGAAGCTGAAAAACGACGTAATCTTAATTTCAGATACAGGAATGATCTCTAATCAACAACCGTCGATCACGACAGGTTTACGCGGTTTAAGTTATGTAGAGGTAGAAGTTACAGGTCCAAATCGTGATTTACATTCAGGATTATACGGTGGAGCAGTGGCGAACCCAATAAATGTTTTGGCAAAAATGATCGCTTCTTTGCATGACGAAGACAATCATATTACGATTCCAGGTTTCTATGATAACGTACAGGAATTATCTCTTGAAGAAAGAGCCGAAATGGCAAAAGCACCTTTCAGCTTAGAAAAATATAAAAAAGCTTTAGATCTAAATGATGTTTATGGCGAAAAAGGATATGTAACCAACGAGCGCAACTCGATTCGTCCAACATTAGACGTAAACGGAATTTGGGGCGGATATCAAGGAGAAGGAGCAAAAACGGTTATTGCGAGTAAAGCTTTTGCTAAAATTTCAATGCGTTTGGTTCCAAATCAGGATTGGCATGAAATCACAGAGCTTTTTACCAAACATTTCACAAGCATTGCGCCGTCTGGAGTTACTGTAAAAGTAACGCCACATCACGGTGGACAAGGTTATGTTACGCCAATTGATAGCGTTGGATATCAGGCAGCAAACAAAGCTTACACAGAGACTTTTGGAGTTCCGGCAATTCCTGTTCGTTCAGGCGGAAGTATTCCAATTGTAGCTTTATTCGAAAAAGAATTAAAAAGCAAAACAATCCTTATGGGCTTTGGTTTAGACAGCGATGCAATTCACTCGCCAAACGAGCACTTCGGAATCTTCAATTTCTTAAAAGGAATCGAAACTATTCCGTTGTTTTACAAATATTTTGTAGAGCTTTCTAAGTAA
- a CDS encoding M56 family metallopeptidase has translation MINYLLKSGILLLVFYVVYKLWLENEKMFRFNRAYLLGSLVFSLIIPLQLFSFELPFLTKISMIELDGIVIRTNKVVADKVNYGEIIMYVLGVVYVVVALILIFRFVLNLFSFYKKMKNNKTQLIHNHKVVLIKETILPHSFWNTIFINEEEFENNKIPLELLTHEQAHLQQKHTLDILFIEILQIIFWFNPLMNLYKKVIKLNHEFLADEAVNNQFNSVSDYQNLLLEMVSSKSNVGLASTINYQITKKRFIMMTKEKSPVKSMFKVLSIGVISSLLLFVFSTKTSAQEVLNKITDPEKVHYVSITDVELKPDYPGGMTEFYKFVGQNFKMPAEATKNKINGKAYVQFIVEKDGSLSDIKVLRDAGYGIGAEAIRILKRCPKWIPGTIEGKPVRVMYSLPISVQAAS, from the coding sequence ATGATAAACTATCTTTTAAAATCAGGAATACTGCTTTTGGTTTTTTATGTAGTATATAAATTATGGCTAGAAAACGAAAAAATGTTTCGTTTTAATCGTGCTTATTTACTCGGAAGTTTGGTTTTTAGTTTAATTATTCCGTTGCAATTGTTCTCATTTGAACTTCCTTTTTTAACAAAAATAAGTATGATTGAATTGGACGGAATCGTAATTAGAACCAATAAAGTTGTTGCAGACAAAGTCAATTACGGCGAAATCATAATGTATGTTTTAGGTGTAGTTTATGTGGTTGTTGCACTTATTCTGATCTTCCGTTTTGTATTGAATTTATTTTCTTTTTATAAAAAAATGAAAAACAATAAAACTCAGCTTATACACAATCATAAAGTGGTTTTGATAAAAGAGACGATTTTGCCCCATTCTTTCTGGAATACCATTTTTATTAATGAAGAAGAGTTTGAAAACAATAAAATTCCGCTAGAATTATTAACGCATGAACAAGCACATTTACAACAAAAACATACTTTGGATATTCTGTTTATCGAGATTTTGCAAATTATATTTTGGTTTAATCCACTTATGAATCTTTACAAAAAAGTCATAAAATTAAATCATGAATTCTTGGCAGATGAAGCAGTAAATAATCAGTTTAATTCAGTTTCAGATTATCAAAATTTGCTGCTTGAAATGGTTTCCAGTAAAAGTAATGTTGGGTTAGCGAGTACAATTAATTATCAAATAACTAAAAAACGATTTATAATGATGACAAAAGAAAAATCTCCGGTTAAAAGTATGTTCAAAGTTTTGAGCATTGGTGTAATTAGCAGCTTATTGTTGTTTGTTTTTAGCACGAAAACTTCAGCGCAAGAAGTGTTGAACAAAATTACTGATCCAGAAAAAGTACATTATGTTTCAATAACAGATGTCGAATTAAAACCTGACTATCCAGGCGGAATGACAGAGTTCTATAAGTTTGTTGGGCAAAATTTTAAGATGCCAGCTGAAGCAACAAAGAACAAAATTAATGGAAAAGCTTATGTGCAGTTTATAGTTGAAAAAGATGGAAGTTTGTCTGACATAAAAGTCTTAAGAGATGCCGGGTATGGAATTGGTGCTGAGGCAATTCGTATTTTGAAACGTTGCCCAAAATGGATACCGGGAACTATAGAAGGAAAACCTGTTAGAGTAATGTACAGTCTGCCAATATCGGTTCAGGCGGCATCGTAA